A window of Dromiciops gliroides isolate mDroGli1 chromosome X, mDroGli1.pri, whole genome shotgun sequence contains these coding sequences:
- the LOC122733480 gene encoding properdin isoform X2, which produces MDPSVTLWQFLLQLLKEQSNGHLIAWTSSDGEFKLIDAEEVARLWGLRKNKTNMNYDKLSRALRYYYDKNIIRKVSGQKFVYKFVSFPEGPGHDGEEGQVRAEIPPEPLRPLKASLGSTGSSAHTSVRSSRNEYMRSGLYSTFTIQSLQQLSPARPARPAPEPLSPATHEAPEARVPLQVILMAPAEGLGEAGEAGEAEASAAASSGLLPSETKGEPPLEEGPAVAMDTGVEVAESPGPAPAPAPAAEAPPPAPSKGRKPRDLELPLGPSPEPAAVSGLGPALTPSLLSSHALTPVLLTPSALPPSIHFWSTLSPIAPRSPARLSFQAGRLGAASPTLRRLPANAKGSWARVSARMPAASMLPTASRSQGAKSARPAGPLDGHRGRPGPRVLCPAQRAPSCGINGAWAREACAPGRCSLGAFVGSSRHVRTRTVAQRLVVGLPGVRGLCALSPVPRVCGAAEGPVTAQSQSVGAAALVGKLTLSHVIQKPFVPHMGPGQPGGLGDPAQLRVMGEPRPLPNTEAEHALLQPPQSSPQGTPVLARPMSSGAVRVSHHALWRVAGAPGGLLAPAQ; this is translated from the exons ATGGACCCATCTGTGACCCTGTGGCAGTTCCTGCTGCAGCTGTTGAAGGAGCAGAGTAATGGTCACCTAATAGCCTGGACATCTAGCGACGGGGAATTCAAGCTGATAGACGCTGAGGAAGTGGCACGGCTCTGGGGGCTTCGAAAGAACAAGACCAACATGAACTACGACAAGCTGAGCAGGGCACTTCGCTACTACTATGACAAG AATATCATCCGTAAGGTGAGTGGGCAGAAGTTCGTCTACAAATTCGTGTCCTTCCCGGAGGGGCCGGGCCACGATGGGGAGGAGGGCCAGGTCCGGGCTGAGATTCCTCCAGAGCCCCTCCGGCCGCTGAAGGCCTCTCTAGGGAGCACTGGGTCCTCTGCCCATACCTCTGTGCGCAGCAGCCGCAATGAGTATATGCGTTCTGGGCTCTACTCCACCTTCACCATCCAGTCCCTGCAGCAGCTAAGCCCAGCCCGGCCAGCCCGGCCAGCCCCGGAGCCACTTAGCCCAGCCACCCATGAGGCCCCGGAGGCCCGAGTACCGCTGCAG GTCATCTTAATGGCTCCTGCCGAAGGCCTGGGGGAGGCCGGGGAGGCCGGGGAGGCCGAGGCTTCGGCCGCAGCCTCATCTGGGCTCCTTCCTTCCGAGACGAAGGGGGAGCCGCCTCTGGAGGAGGGGCCTGCTGTTGCCATGGACACTGGCGTGGAGGTCGCCGAGTCGCCGGGCCCCGCCCCCGCGCCGGCCCCCGCAGCCGaggccccccccccagccccctctAAGGGTCGCAAACCTCGCGATCTGGAGTTGCCACTGGGGCCGAGCCCCGAGCCGGCCGCCGTTTCTGGCCTGGGCCCGGCCCTCACGCCCTCCCTGCTCTCCTCCCACGCCCTG ACCCCGGTGCTTCTGACGCCCAGTGCGCTGCCCCCCAGCATCCACTTCTGGAGCACCCTGAGCCCCATCGCGCCCCGCAGCCCTGCCCGCCTCTCCTTCCAG GCAGGGAGACTGGGCGCTGCTTCTCCAACTTTGAGGAGGCTTCCAGCCAATGCCAAGGGCTCCTGGGCGAGGGTGTCAGCAAGGATGCCTGCTGCCTCAATGCTGCCCACGGCTTCCAGATCCCAGGGAGCCAAATCTGCCAGGCCTGCGG GGCCCCTCGATGGTCACCGTGGTCGGCCTGGTCCCCGTGTTCTGTGTCCTGCACAGAGGGCTCCCAGCTGCGGCATCAACGGTGCCTGGGCCAGGGAGGCCTGTGCCCCGGGGAGATGCAGCCTGGGAGCCTTCGTTGGGAGCTCCAGGCATGTGAGAACCAGGACTGTTGCCCAG AGGCTGGTGGTTGGTCTGCCTGGGGTCCGTGGACTGTGTGCTCTGTCACCTGTGCCCAGGGTTTGCGGAGCCGCCGAAGGACCTGTGACCGCCCAGTCCCAAAGTGTGGGGGCAGCTGCTCTGGTGGGGAAACTGACACTGAGCCATGTGATACAGAAACCCTTTGTCCCA CACATGGGGCCTGGGCAGCCTGGGGGTCTTGGGGACCCTGCTCAGCTTCGTGTCATGGGGGAGCCCAGGCCCCTACCCAACACAGAAGCAGAACATGCTCTTCTCCAGCCCCCTCAGTCCAGCCCCCAGGGAACCCCTGTCCTGGCCAGGCCTATGAGCAGCGGGGCTGTGAGGGTGTCCCACCATGCCCTG TGGAGGGTGGCTGGGGCCCCTGGGGGCCTACTAGCCCCTGCTCAGTGA
- the LOC122733480 gene encoding properdin isoform X4, translating to MAFSPNCPRLPKPLLLLLLLIFLSPHGAGNLDPVPCRGPVFLFFLSAHIPFQKLLPSPQLSPLQSSLPSSPSIGDVCAVFSGVGRETGRCFSNFEEASSQCQGLLGEGVSKDACCLNAAHGFQIPGSQICQACGAPRWSPWSAWSPCSVSCTEGSQLRHQRCLGQGGLCPGEMQPGSLRWELQACENQDCCPEAGGWSAWGPWTVCSVTCAQGLRSRRRTCDRPVPKCGGSCSGGETDTEPCDTETLCPTHGAWAAWGSWGPCSASCHGGAQAPTQHRSRTCSSPAPSVQPPGNPCPGQAYEQRGCEGVPPCPVEGGWGPWGPTSPCSVTCGLGRIREQRLCNHPPPQHGGAPCAGDATRDGLCITGQPCPVDGHWSPWGAWEPCARLPISSIACQHVPGQQQRSRVCEGRLHNGRRCTGRFQETRHCYNIHLCPLDGYWTAWGPWGLCTPPCGPSPTRSRQRLCTAKLPAYPPTVTMVEGQGERNVTFWGSPRPRCSELQGQKCQDPEMGIEFGDMRLCH from the exons ATGGCCTTCAGCCCCAACTGTCCTAGGCTCCCCAaaccgctgctgctgctgctactcctcATCTTCCTTTCACCCCATGGGGCAGGTAACCTGGACCCTGTCCCTTGCAGAGGCCcagtcttcctcttcttcctctctgcccACATTCCCTTCCAGAAGCTCCTGCCTTCTCCCCAGTTGTCCCCCTTGCAGTCTAGTCTCCCCAGCTCTCCCAGTATAGGTGACGTGTGCGCTGTGTTCTCTGGCGTAGGCAGGGAGACTGGGCGCTGCTTCTCCAACTTTGAGGAGGCTTCCAGCCAATGCCAAGGGCTCCTGGGCGAGGGTGTCAGCAAGGATGCCTGCTGCCTCAATGCTGCCCACGGCTTCCAGATCCCAGGGAGCCAAATCTGCCAGGCCTGCGG GGCCCCTCGATGGTCACCGTGGTCGGCCTGGTCCCCGTGTTCTGTGTCCTGCACAGAGGGCTCCCAGCTGCGGCATCAACGGTGCCTGGGCCAGGGAGGCCTGTGCCCCGGGGAGATGCAGCCTGGGAGCCTTCGTTGGGAGCTCCAGGCATGTGAGAACCAGGACTGTTGCCCAG AGGCTGGTGGTTGGTCTGCCTGGGGTCCGTGGACTGTGTGCTCTGTCACCTGTGCCCAGGGTTTGCGGAGCCGCCGAAGGACCTGTGACCGCCCAGTCCCAAAGTGTGGGGGCAGCTGCTCTGGTGGGGAAACTGACACTGAGCCATGTGATACAGAAACCCTTTGTCCCA CACATGGGGCCTGGGCAGCCTGGGGGTCTTGGGGACCCTGCTCAGCTTCGTGTCATGGGGGAGCCCAGGCCCCTACCCAACACAGAAGCAGAACATGCTCTTCTCCAGCCCCCTCAGTCCAGCCCCCAGGGAACCCCTGTCCTGGCCAGGCCTATGAGCAGCGGGGCTGTGAGGGTGTCCCACCATGCCCTG TGGAGGGTGGCTGGGGCCCCTGGGGGCCTACTAGCCCCTGCTCAGTGACCTGTGGCCTGGGTCGGATCCGCGAGCAGAGGTTGTGCAACCACCCCCCACCTCAGCATGGAGGTGCACCCTGTGCTGGAGATGCCACCCGTGATGGCCTGTGCATCACAGGCCAGCCTTGCCCAGTCGATGGTCACTGGAGTCCCTGGGGGGCCTGGGAGCCATGTGCCCGGCTCCCAATCTCCAGCATCGCGTGTCAGCATGTGCCAGGCCAGCAGCAGCGCTCTCGGGTGTGTGAGGGTCGGCTGCACAATGGCCGGCGGTGCACGGGCCGCTTCCAGGAGACCCGTCATTGTTACAACATTCACCTGTGCCCCT TGGATGGCTACTGGACAGCCTGGGGGCCCTGGGGGCTCTGCACGCCCCCTTGTGGGCCCTCTCCCACCCGCTCTAGACAGCGTCTCTGCACTGCCAAGTTGCCTGCTTACCC GCCCACAGTGACCATGGTGGAAGGCCAAGGTGAGAGGAATGTGACATTCTGGGGAAGCCCAAGGCCCCGATGCTCCGAGCTGCAGGGGCAAAAG TGCCAGGACCCAGAGATGGGCATTGAATTTGGAGACATGAGACTCTGCCACTGA
- the LOC122733480 gene encoding properdin isoform X5 has protein sequence MGWLVTHGSPYTWSRCGAIQSPLSLPTFMITSCLAHDTVSGVMDPSVTLWQFLLQLLKEQSNGHLIAWTSSDGEFKLIDAEEVARLWGLRKNKTNMNYDKLSRALRYYYDKNIIRKVSGQKFVYKFVSFPEGPGHDGEEGQVRAEIPPEPLRPLKASLGSTGSSAHTSVRSSRNEYMRSGLYSTFTIQSLQQLSPARPARPAPEPLSPATHEAPEARVPLQVILMAPAEGLGEAGEAGEAEASAAASSGLLPSETKGEPPLEEGPAVAMDTGVEVAESPGPAPAPAPAAEAPPPAPSKGRKPRDLELPLGPSPEPAAVSGLGPALTPSLLSSHALTPVLLTPSALPPSIHFWSTLSPIAPRSPARLSFQFPASSSSSGSQAHVSVPTLSMDGLSTPVVLSPGPQKP, from the exons ATGGGATGGCTGGTGACCCACGGTTCCCCCTACACTTGGTCTCGTTGTGGAGCTATCCAaagccctctctctcttcccaccttCATGATAACCAGCTGTCTGGCCCATGACACTGTGTCTGGAGTGATGGACCCATCTGTGACCCTGTGGCAGTTCCTGCTGCAGCTGTTGAAGGAGCAGAGTAATGGTCACCTAATAGCCTGGACATCTAGCGACGGGGAATTCAAGCTGATAGACGCTGAGGAAGTGGCACGGCTCTGGGGGCTTCGAAAGAACAAGACCAACATGAACTACGACAAGCTGAGCAGGGCACTTCGCTACTACTATGACAAG AATATCATCCGTAAGGTGAGTGGGCAGAAGTTCGTCTACAAATTCGTGTCCTTCCCGGAGGGGCCGGGCCACGATGGGGAGGAGGGCCAGGTCCGGGCTGAGATTCCTCCAGAGCCCCTCCGGCCGCTGAAGGCCTCTCTAGGGAGCACTGGGTCCTCTGCCCATACCTCTGTGCGCAGCAGCCGCAATGAGTATATGCGTTCTGGGCTCTACTCCACCTTCACCATCCAGTCCCTGCAGCAGCTAAGCCCAGCCCGGCCAGCCCGGCCAGCCCCGGAGCCACTTAGCCCAGCCACCCATGAGGCCCCGGAGGCCCGAGTACCGCTGCAG GTCATCTTAATGGCTCCTGCCGAAGGCCTGGGGGAGGCCGGGGAGGCCGGGGAGGCCGAGGCTTCGGCCGCAGCCTCATCTGGGCTCCTTCCTTCCGAGACGAAGGGGGAGCCGCCTCTGGAGGAGGGGCCTGCTGTTGCCATGGACACTGGCGTGGAGGTCGCCGAGTCGCCGGGCCCCGCCCCCGCGCCGGCCCCCGCAGCCGaggccccccccccagccccctctAAGGGTCGCAAACCTCGCGATCTGGAGTTGCCACTGGGGCCGAGCCCCGAGCCGGCCGCCGTTTCTGGCCTGGGCCCGGCCCTCACGCCCTCCCTGCTCTCCTCCCACGCCCTG ACCCCGGTGCTTCTGACGCCCAGTGCGCTGCCCCCCAGCATCCACTTCTGGAGCACCCTGAGCCCCATCGCGCCCCGCAGCCCTGCCCGCCTCTCCTTCCAG TTTCcggccagcagcagcagcagcggctcCCAGGCACATGTGTCTGTCCCCACACTCAGCATGGACGGCCTCTCCACCCCTGTGGTCCTCTCCCCAGGTCCCCAGAAGCCATGA
- the LOC122733480 gene encoding properdin isoform X1, whose protein sequence is MGWLVTHGSPYTWSRCGAIQSPLSLPTFMITSCLAHDTVSGVMDPSVTLWQFLLQLLKEQSNGHLIAWTSSDGEFKLIDAEEVARLWGLRKNKTNMNYDKLSRALRYYYDKNIIRKVSGQKFVYKFVSFPEGPGHDGEEGQVRAEIPPEPLRPLKASLGSTGSSAHTSVRSSRNEYMRSGLYSTFTIQSLQQLSPARPARPAPEPLSPATHEAPEARVPLQVILMAPAEGLGEAGEAGEAEASAAASSGLLPSETKGEPPLEEGPAVAMDTGVEVAESPGPAPAPAPAAEAPPPAPSKGRKPRDLELPLGPSPEPAAVSGLGPALTPSLLSSHALTPVLLTPSALPPSIHFWSTLSPIAPRSPARLSFQAGRLGAASPTLRRLPANAKGSWARVSARMPAASMLPTASRSQGAKSARPAGPLDGHRGRPGPRVLCPAQRAPSCGINGAWAREACAPGRCSLGAFVGSSRHVRTRTVAQRLVVGLPGVRGLCALSPVPRVCGAAEGPVTAQSQSVGAAALVGKLTLSHVIQKPFVPHMGPGQPGGLGDPAQLRVMGEPRPLPNTEAEHALLQPPQSSPQGTPVLARPMSSGAVRVSHHALWRVAGAPGGLLAPAQ, encoded by the exons ATGGGATGGCTGGTGACCCACGGTTCCCCCTACACTTGGTCTCGTTGTGGAGCTATCCAaagccctctctctcttcccaccttCATGATAACCAGCTGTCTGGCCCATGACACTGTGTCTGGAGTGATGGACCCATCTGTGACCCTGTGGCAGTTCCTGCTGCAGCTGTTGAAGGAGCAGAGTAATGGTCACCTAATAGCCTGGACATCTAGCGACGGGGAATTCAAGCTGATAGACGCTGAGGAAGTGGCACGGCTCTGGGGGCTTCGAAAGAACAAGACCAACATGAACTACGACAAGCTGAGCAGGGCACTTCGCTACTACTATGACAAG AATATCATCCGTAAGGTGAGTGGGCAGAAGTTCGTCTACAAATTCGTGTCCTTCCCGGAGGGGCCGGGCCACGATGGGGAGGAGGGCCAGGTCCGGGCTGAGATTCCTCCAGAGCCCCTCCGGCCGCTGAAGGCCTCTCTAGGGAGCACTGGGTCCTCTGCCCATACCTCTGTGCGCAGCAGCCGCAATGAGTATATGCGTTCTGGGCTCTACTCCACCTTCACCATCCAGTCCCTGCAGCAGCTAAGCCCAGCCCGGCCAGCCCGGCCAGCCCCGGAGCCACTTAGCCCAGCCACCCATGAGGCCCCGGAGGCCCGAGTACCGCTGCAG GTCATCTTAATGGCTCCTGCCGAAGGCCTGGGGGAGGCCGGGGAGGCCGGGGAGGCCGAGGCTTCGGCCGCAGCCTCATCTGGGCTCCTTCCTTCCGAGACGAAGGGGGAGCCGCCTCTGGAGGAGGGGCCTGCTGTTGCCATGGACACTGGCGTGGAGGTCGCCGAGTCGCCGGGCCCCGCCCCCGCGCCGGCCCCCGCAGCCGaggccccccccccagccccctctAAGGGTCGCAAACCTCGCGATCTGGAGTTGCCACTGGGGCCGAGCCCCGAGCCGGCCGCCGTTTCTGGCCTGGGCCCGGCCCTCACGCCCTCCCTGCTCTCCTCCCACGCCCTG ACCCCGGTGCTTCTGACGCCCAGTGCGCTGCCCCCCAGCATCCACTTCTGGAGCACCCTGAGCCCCATCGCGCCCCGCAGCCCTGCCCGCCTCTCCTTCCAG GCAGGGAGACTGGGCGCTGCTTCTCCAACTTTGAGGAGGCTTCCAGCCAATGCCAAGGGCTCCTGGGCGAGGGTGTCAGCAAGGATGCCTGCTGCCTCAATGCTGCCCACGGCTTCCAGATCCCAGGGAGCCAAATCTGCCAGGCCTGCGG GGCCCCTCGATGGTCACCGTGGTCGGCCTGGTCCCCGTGTTCTGTGTCCTGCACAGAGGGCTCCCAGCTGCGGCATCAACGGTGCCTGGGCCAGGGAGGCCTGTGCCCCGGGGAGATGCAGCCTGGGAGCCTTCGTTGGGAGCTCCAGGCATGTGAGAACCAGGACTGTTGCCCAG AGGCTGGTGGTTGGTCTGCCTGGGGTCCGTGGACTGTGTGCTCTGTCACCTGTGCCCAGGGTTTGCGGAGCCGCCGAAGGACCTGTGACCGCCCAGTCCCAAAGTGTGGGGGCAGCTGCTCTGGTGGGGAAACTGACACTGAGCCATGTGATACAGAAACCCTTTGTCCCA CACATGGGGCCTGGGCAGCCTGGGGGTCTTGGGGACCCTGCTCAGCTTCGTGTCATGGGGGAGCCCAGGCCCCTACCCAACACAGAAGCAGAACATGCTCTTCTCCAGCCCCCTCAGTCCAGCCCCCAGGGAACCCCTGTCCTGGCCAGGCCTATGAGCAGCGGGGCTGTGAGGGTGTCCCACCATGCCCTG TGGAGGGTGGCTGGGGCCCCTGGGGGCCTACTAGCCCCTGCTCAGTGA
- the UXT gene encoding protein UXT yields the protein MAAGPRGVQAKVLQYEAFVSDVLQRDLRQVLAQREEVYGQLAGYLQLKNVLERLQESGEQKLRTQVDLGCNFYVNAEVPDSSRIFVALGYGFFLELTLIEALRFIDRKSRLLTSLSDSLTRDSARIKAHIRLVLEGLGELQGLQELPEHPGH from the exons ATGGCGGCGGGCCCGCGGGGAGTTCAGGCAAAGGTGCTGCAGTACGAAGCTTTCGTCAGCGACGTCCTGCAGCGAGACCTGAG GCAGGTGTTGGCGCAGCGGGAGGAGGTGTACGGCCAACTGGCAGGTTACTTGCAGCTGAAGAACGTCTTGGAGCGGCTCCAG GAATCGGGGGAGCAGAAGCTGCGCACACAGGTGGATCTGGGGTGTAACTTCTACGTGAATGCGGAAGT GCCAGACTCTTCCCGGATATTTGTGGCACTTGGCTATGGCTTCTTCCTGGAACTGACATTGATTGAGGCCTTGAGGTTCATCGACCGTAAGAGCCGCCTGCTCACCTC GCTCAGTGACAGCCTCACCCGAGATTCTGCCCGGATCAAGGCCCATATCCGACTGGTgctggag GGCCTTGGGGAGTTGCAGGGCCTACAAGAGCTGCCAGAGCATCCGGGACACTGA
- the LOC122733480 gene encoding properdin isoform X3, with protein sequence MAFSPNCPRLPKPLLLLLLLIFLSPHGAGNLDPVPCRGPVFLFFLSAHIPFQKLLPSPQLSPLQSSLPSSPSIGDVCAVFSGVGRETGRCFSNFEEASSQCQGLLGEGVSKDACCLNAAHGFQIPGSQICQACGAPRWSPWSAWSPCSVSCTEGSQLRHQRCLGQGGLCPGEMQPGSLRWELQACENQDCCPEAGGWSAWGPWTVCSVTCAQGLRSRRRTCDRPVPKCGGSCSGGETDTEPCDTETLCPTHGAWAAWGSWGPCSASCHGGAQAPTQHRSRTCSSPAPSVQPPGNPCPGQAYEQRGCEGVPPCPVEGGWGPWGPTSPCSVTCGLGRIREQRLCNHPPPQHGGAPCAGDATRDGLCITGQPCPVDGHWSPWGAWEPCARLPISSIACQHVPGQQQRSRVCEGRLHNGRRCTGRFQETRHCYNIHLCPLDGYWTAWGPWGLCTPPCGPSPTRSRQRLCTAKLPAYPPTVTMVEGQGERNVTFWGSPRPRCSELQGQKPFLLPTSLSPSHHTHFIPPKYPLCQCQDPEMGIEFGDMRLCH encoded by the exons ATGGCCTTCAGCCCCAACTGTCCTAGGCTCCCCAaaccgctgctgctgctgctactcctcATCTTCCTTTCACCCCATGGGGCAGGTAACCTGGACCCTGTCCCTTGCAGAGGCCcagtcttcctcttcttcctctctgcccACATTCCCTTCCAGAAGCTCCTGCCTTCTCCCCAGTTGTCCCCCTTGCAGTCTAGTCTCCCCAGCTCTCCCAGTATAGGTGACGTGTGCGCTGTGTTCTCTGGCGTAGGCAGGGAGACTGGGCGCTGCTTCTCCAACTTTGAGGAGGCTTCCAGCCAATGCCAAGGGCTCCTGGGCGAGGGTGTCAGCAAGGATGCCTGCTGCCTCAATGCTGCCCACGGCTTCCAGATCCCAGGGAGCCAAATCTGCCAGGCCTGCGG GGCCCCTCGATGGTCACCGTGGTCGGCCTGGTCCCCGTGTTCTGTGTCCTGCACAGAGGGCTCCCAGCTGCGGCATCAACGGTGCCTGGGCCAGGGAGGCCTGTGCCCCGGGGAGATGCAGCCTGGGAGCCTTCGTTGGGAGCTCCAGGCATGTGAGAACCAGGACTGTTGCCCAG AGGCTGGTGGTTGGTCTGCCTGGGGTCCGTGGACTGTGTGCTCTGTCACCTGTGCCCAGGGTTTGCGGAGCCGCCGAAGGACCTGTGACCGCCCAGTCCCAAAGTGTGGGGGCAGCTGCTCTGGTGGGGAAACTGACACTGAGCCATGTGATACAGAAACCCTTTGTCCCA CACATGGGGCCTGGGCAGCCTGGGGGTCTTGGGGACCCTGCTCAGCTTCGTGTCATGGGGGAGCCCAGGCCCCTACCCAACACAGAAGCAGAACATGCTCTTCTCCAGCCCCCTCAGTCCAGCCCCCAGGGAACCCCTGTCCTGGCCAGGCCTATGAGCAGCGGGGCTGTGAGGGTGTCCCACCATGCCCTG TGGAGGGTGGCTGGGGCCCCTGGGGGCCTACTAGCCCCTGCTCAGTGACCTGTGGCCTGGGTCGGATCCGCGAGCAGAGGTTGTGCAACCACCCCCCACCTCAGCATGGAGGTGCACCCTGTGCTGGAGATGCCACCCGTGATGGCCTGTGCATCACAGGCCAGCCTTGCCCAGTCGATGGTCACTGGAGTCCCTGGGGGGCCTGGGAGCCATGTGCCCGGCTCCCAATCTCCAGCATCGCGTGTCAGCATGTGCCAGGCCAGCAGCAGCGCTCTCGGGTGTGTGAGGGTCGGCTGCACAATGGCCGGCGGTGCACGGGCCGCTTCCAGGAGACCCGTCATTGTTACAACATTCACCTGTGCCCCT TGGATGGCTACTGGACAGCCTGGGGGCCCTGGGGGCTCTGCACGCCCCCTTGTGGGCCCTCTCCCACCCGCTCTAGACAGCGTCTCTGCACTGCCAAGTTGCCTGCTTACCC GCCCACAGTGACCATGGTGGAAGGCCAAGGTGAGAGGAATGTGACATTCTGGGGAAGCCCAAGGCCCCGATGCTCCGAGCTGCAGGGGCAAAAG cccttcctccttcccacttctctttccccttcccatcaCACACATTTCATCCCTCCCAAATACCCACTCTGCCAGTGCCAGGACCCAGAGATGGGCATTGAATTTGGAGACATGAGACTCTGCCACTGA